Genomic segment of Salvia splendens isolate huo1 chromosome 12, SspV2, whole genome shotgun sequence:
gtccgggcaaccttcaccgacgaatttctccggaagccaagcacgacagattgccagtttctgctccaccttcacgaagaagtgcacggattccccgggatgctcgtcagcgtcgattgcatgcactggcaatggaagaattgctctgtggcgtggagggggtcgtacacgagcggccacaaaggcacccaccccaccgttatactcgaggccgttgccgactactggctatggatctggcatgcgtacttcggggtccccggatcgaacaatgacgtaaaCGTGCACCACCAATCCGACCttttcgccgaagttttggatggtaaagcgccggccatcaacttcatcgctaacaatcGGCGGTATAAAATTGGGTACTATCTTGctgacggcatctacccgataCCCAATCTGAAAATGCAATTGGGTAACAGATACCCGATTCGGTATCCAGCcccgattttaaaaaaataaaaaaaataacagcAAGAAACAAGGCCATCTATCTAATCCATCAAACGCTCCTATTTCATGTATTTCATTTTTAGcgctattttcatttttctcaaCCCAAATGCCCTTCAACAGCAATAAGTAGCTAGCggacattaaaataaaaataccttCACTTCACTGCTGGTCGGCGGCACGGCGGTAGAGAGGGCGTGGTGGTCGGTGGTAGAGATAGAGAGGGCTACGGCAGTACGGCGGCGGAGGGCGGGGGGGCACTGTTTGGGCAGTTGGGCGTGAGAGGGAGAGGCGTCGGGCACTGCCGACTGCAGTGGGCAGCGGCGGACGGCGACGGAAAGAGAGGCGAGAGGGTAGAGCTCAGACGGAGGCGTGTATGGTTTGGAATAGGGGAATTAgtcatttaaaataaaaaattaatttagataaatGAATCTTTCTCTGCGGAGTACTTACATGAATATTGGTCCATAATATTATAgaacttttaaaaaattctagtttttctataaattttaaaattaataaatattatcacgaactttactcggatttgttatttcccaccaacGAAAAAATTCCAgttatattaatggattgaagaacaaatttaGAGGGTGTACTTCAAGAAAATTTATCCTTATATATTGAAGAACTTGAAGCTCTCaaagttgttgtcgagaaattaggAAAAAAATTATGTATCATGATTATTTGCCATAACTGTTTTGCCGGTAGAAAATAACAAACTTgtgtaaagttcgtgatatttgGCAATTCTAAAGTTCATGGAGAAAAAtttaactttttgaaagtttcatgatattaggggCTAATGTACATTTATTCTATTAGTCATCTTAGTCATATGAATCTTTCTTCTATAGTATTCCCttcatctcataaaaataggCGGAACAGAAATAATTCGATTgggaatgacacgagttttaatacgtaattggtaaagtatgagagaaggaaaaaaagtggtaaaaatAATGTAGCGAATAGTGAAACCCATGatcgataaaataaaaaagaaagagaaattttttttcataaatggatatgaactattttcacaagttaaaaaaaaactcagCCTGGCTAGCAAGAGAGTAAAAAGTTTTGACTTGGGGTAatctttctttaattttttaaagagTTGTTGGGAGGGCTCTCCTTATTTTGAAAGCTCTCCAAAAATAATGAAGTAAAACATAATCCCTGCATCAATCAATAAATTTAttgcaataaataaatactcccaaTAGATCATGTTATTCTTAAATTGAAATTATGATAGGAACAAAATAGACGAACcaaattttgtaaattaaaGCTCTTTTTTATAATAGGTATCCACTACGAGAATTTCTTCAATTCTACCCATTCAGTTGGACATGAATCGAACAAATTATCTGAAATTGTTAAAGAATAAGAGCTCGAGAAGAtcattaatttataatctatcTCAATAAACAATAGATTAGCCtaaataattttcatttatcaagactaataaccaaccataaacaCCATCATAGAGCTACATCACCATCAGGGGGGAGGAACACAAGTGGCGCACAATAAGTTGATGAGTTTCAAGGGGTAAGCTACACACACAAGTAGTATGTTTCAATTCAATGTCTCCAGATTCTACATAATCAAATAAGCACACTACAAATGCAACACTGTCTTCAAAGTCTCCCCATTTGCTGAATTACTTTGTTAGTTGAGCACTCAGAAGAATACCGTATCATGAAGAAATGAGTTGATCTTCATTGTCCATCGAGAGCTCCAAGCGCCTCTGTTAGAAGCCTCTGTGCTTCTTCTCTTCTCCTGTCGCCAGATATACATTCATGAATGATATATAGTGAAACCTTAACAACTTTATAGAAAGCAATGCAAGAACGAAGCAAGGATAAAAACTGTCGTATCTAGAGTGAGCGATAGGAATACTAAAGTTTACTGTAAAACTAGGTCAATTTCAGGTTTCACAATGGAAACTGAGTGATCGACCGGCATGTCTGTATGCAATGAAATTTTTACTACAGAGTACAGATGCACCAAACATTTGGCTCAGAGATATTTCATATACAGAGTCCTAAAGTGATGTCAGACAGAAGAGGTACACCGCTTCCCTACAGTGGTTATAAGAAACCATGCAGCACAAATATGCCCTTGACTCAGAACCAAATTAAGAGCTGTTAATAACAGAAAGAGAAAACTTTAATGAGAAAATACTTTATCTTTGCTAGACTAATAGAAACAACATGTTACTTAATTATCTTCTCTAATGCCCGACACCATACTTGGTTGGTGACAAGTGAAAAGTAAAAGTTGCATGAAACTGAAATTTAAATATAGGTCTCATTCATAAAACAACAGAATGGACAGATTACATGTCCACGGCAGAGTTTCGCAAAGGTGACATACCTTTTAATGTCCTCCACAGCTTGTTTACGCCGCTGTATCTGCAGTTCTAGAATATGTATCAATGTTGCTCTAGCCTGAGAAAATAAAGGGACAATGTATATAAAAAAGCAGCCAAAAGCCTATACTTGTTTCTTTAATCAACAAACAAATCAATGCTGCCTAAGTTACTTCACCTGGTGCGGACGCAGAGAATTAAGAAGGTGATATAAATTCTTGAAAATTAAAGAGATATCTTCTACTCTCCTAGCATACTGCGATGGACGTTCAACAAGAACATCAGCAAGCTCCAAAATATTTAACTGCAATTCCCTGTTAAGAGACCTGAGCTCTCTCTTGAAATCTAATGAAAAATCAAATGAACAAATTCAGTTTTGGACAGCATTCTTTCACCAACTTGAGAATAATAAAGCAGATATCTACCTGAAGATATGAAGTACAGGTAAGCTTGCAAGATTAAATTACATCTTCATAAGCATGAGGGCATAGATAATTCACAAGAACAATGATGCTAAAATAGAAAGAATGCTCTTAAGTCTTAACCTTTTTTTCATACCTTAATAATAGAATTTATATGCTTGATTTGATTACTGGACTGAAATTTGATCTCCTGGTATAGGGTCTGACAGGATCTAAAATTTAACTTCAACACAATGCCAGTATCTAACACCAGAACGGGATTAAAAGGCTAAATTCTGTAAGCTATCGGTATCATTTCCACATATCATCTAGACTGCATGTTATTAAAAATGTAGCTATTCAATCTTAATTTCTAGGGTTCTATTTTCTTCATGCTCAATCTCAATGCTCGTGGCTGTTATAGTGAATTCCATGGTTCATGTGGTCAATTTCTGCTGAGAAAACAGTCTTATGGGAATTAAAAGCAATGCATTAATTAAAGGATGATATTGTCCAGGCTCGGTGTGGTCGATGCCATAGGCCAAGGTTCTTTTACAAACAATGTGAACATCACACCTATTTAACGTGGACATTCAAATTTAGATAATAACAATACTGATTTATTGAAATGCAATGTATTCCATATCCAAATTATGAATTTTTGTGGTGCCTAAACTCTCAAAGCTTATAGAGATCTTCTCTTCTCTTTAGCTCTCACAAAGTCTGAACCAACTCTTTAAAAGCAAGAAATAAACATCATTCAAAAGCATAAAAGAGCAAACAAACACCGTAATTGACATTAACTCGATTAAATTTTGACATTGAATTAGGTATATTGTGTTGCGTCGAAAGTAGGAATTCACGCACATACCAATATTGGGCCCCTTAGGGTATAACTGACGAACGCCCTGTTCTTCGAGACCTGGAAGGACGTCATCCGTCTACAAGATAGTTAAAAGCGAAGGTTAGCGAAACAGAGTATCACATCCCCCAATTTTAGAGTTGTTAATCGGTAATTGCATTCTACAGCTGCAGTATATACCGTGTAGCTGGCGCCATAGAGGGAGTAAGGGCCTTCAATAGGAGGAGGAGGCGCGGGGCAGGAATCGGGGTCGTCCGAGTAGTTTTTGTAGAGCCTGTAaaacggcggcggcggtggataAGTGGCCGTCGCCATGGGATAATTGGAGATCAAGGAAGAACTGACAGAGATCGATCAGCAATTAGTGGGGAGAGAATTTTTCATATGCCAATTCATattaaaatagtactactatgaaCGAACAATTAATTTTTCATAAGTGTCGTTCATAATTTAAACTCTCATTTTAACTCGAGTGCAAGTTTTAAGAGATGTGAAtgaaaattaatagaaaaatttattaaaacatgagtctcacttttatacATTAGTATTCGATAAAGAATGATATGTTACATGCCTTATGTTAGCACTATTTATGAGAACCATGCTCATTTATGGTATATTTAACAtagtttgtttaattttatatatgttgtttgattctaatacattaaaaattaatattaacacctttaattttataattttcataaaaagcAAAGCTCAATTTAATTGTTTCCTttataattacaaataaatgaataaagtaatgaatcgagctttgattttcatgaaaattataaaattaaaagtgtcaatattaatttttaacatattagaatcaaactagatatataaaacaaaacaaacgaCGTTAAATATGCCTTAAACAAGTGTGGTGCTCACGGATGGTGCTCACCTAAGGTATGTAGGATACCATTTCTCAATATTCGATATCCAAAAGACTTTAACTAAATATTTTTGAGCAATTTTtaacaaatattttatatataaggGTTATGAGCAATcgctaactaattagcaatcacaaattaagaccaaatcttagccattagattaggagatttagtggttgaaataatgtcacgtagattacattttaaaataaaaaattattaaataaacttaaagggtattaatatCAATTCTTATAAATGGTAGTTAAAATTAACCACTTTCTCCTAaaaatcatcttaaaattttaaactctcgatttaaattatttttcgtaagaaatatatcaaattaaaggtaattttataaggattataacgagatctcaattgcatatgttccgacgatgatcggatgatgaaattttatactattttaatttcaatttctgtatatgttgataatcatattttatatcaataaatgcatcaaacaatctcaatatagtgcatgtacaatatcaataaaactatgttgatattttctagtACTTGTGTTGAGATTttcatgtcattgtgttgatatttgtaatgcactatgttgatataaaaaaaccatgaaaattattactccctccgtcccatagaaataggccatatttatttttttgtccaaCCCATAGAAATAtttcatatccatttatgaaaaccattttctccttctttttccttTATCTTTTATGAGCCCCACAATCcaatacacaatttcaactactttttctccttttctcttacttttctaattacacattaaaaacCGTACCGATCCCAAATGACATATTTctttggacggagggagtatgttataACAGATTGACTATTTTACCCTTTTGTTCATATTCTATCTACTATTTATCGAAATAagtgagctttaatctcatcaATTCATTTTAAGATCTAATGACGTAGAACTGGTCTAAGTTTTGGATTGAATACTATATGCATTTtaacatgaccctatatatatagagatATACTAACatgctaactaattttaaagtgctAACGTACATCCAATCTCGTGCTGCCACGTGGCACGTAAACATGCAATATTGTAAAcactaaaatgcaatatacatttgtagAAGTGATAGATGGATTTCGGCATATTATATTTTAGTTATAGACAGATTGcatattgttgagttttgcattttagatatagacggtttaatttgcattttatataaagacggattgcatttatatatagtttattttgcattatagacaatttatgttaaaatgcaaaactcaacaatataaaatgcaatttgtcgataactaaaatgcaatctgCACGAATACATATACAGCTtcacaaatgtatattgcattttagtgTTACAATATTACATTTTTCGTGCCACGTGGCAACACGAGATTGAATGTACGTTAGCACTCTATGTATGTTATCTTTgatgcataattaaaatttaatgttatatacatttttaaatgaaatatattgtgtCGTGCATCGCACGACTAAGATACTAGTTAGTATAAATATCTCTATATTAACTAAATTTAGATTCTCTGTATTAGAATATCTAGAAAATTTTGTTGATTTAAGAAATGCCTATAAATATGAGTGAGTTTCATCATTTTGTATATGTTGAAAAGTTTGAAAACAAAAGTGTTTCTTAATTTTTTCATATCACCAACATCTCCTTAATCGTTTGTCATATATTCTACTAATTAgtcttttaaatattttcaacaaactaaataaaaataaaaatagattagAGAAATCAAAAATAAGTAAGGAATGACTAAAAAACTTCCTATGGATGAGGAAGTGTATGAAACAAAGGATTTCCGCTTGCTCTTACAGTAACACAAACAACTGCATCATTAGGGCACCCTTTGCATTATCATAATTATGGATAAATTTTCAATGCATTTTTCAGTAATTACCGTAGCATTACTCACTTCTATATGATTTCCATTAATAAAGTAAAACAGATTATATGCCTCTAATtccaataaaatgaaatttttatatttaatgtaaTGCATAGTTTCAAAAATTTTAGTAATCTTAATTAACTAAGACCTAATTTCTTCCCAGTTTTCTCCATTCTTCTTTACTTCATAAGATTTGGGCAAACACAAATGAAAAAAtacattttaaatttaattaaataaattgatatttcAAATAAGTTTAGATTAATGTTTGGATATTTCAATTGAAGATTTCAATTAatcttaaatttaattaaataattggaCACGTCAATTGGAAAATTATTGATCAGATTCAATTTacgaataattttttttaaaattcttctTTACTTCATAAGATTTGGGCAAacacaaatgaaaaaataaattataaatttaattaaataaattgatatttcAAATAAGTTTAGATTAATGTTTGGATATTTCAATTGAAGATATCAATTAatcttaaatttaattaaataattggaCACGTCAATTGGAAAATTATTGATCATATTCAATTTACGAAACACGTCAATTGGAAAATTATTGATCAGATTCAATTTacgaataatattttttaatatttttttaaaaaataaactcctatataaaGAAGGTAATTACAAATGATGTCAAGAGAGCTCGAACTCGGCATCTCAAATAATAATCCTAAGCTCCTTGctgctaggacaaaggctccgGATGATTCAATTTACTAATAATTACCTTGATATGAATTTCGGCAAAATGTCTAATGCCCGGACTTTGTGATGGTCAAGAGCACAATTATAAGCACCCCATTCATCTATACTTAGAGCATCTGTAACGGTGggcggacggcgtccgtccgtccgtgccgctggcaaggacaagctccgccgccgctgacacggcgctgctcgatgcatcgagcacgtccgtgccagcgagcagctgacgtggcgcgcagcgattgggcaaaggcatagccgttgcctttgattttttttaattaaaaatcagtttttaattaaaaaaacccattaaaaataagaaaaaaatatttttccacttctcaaaaaaaaa
This window contains:
- the LOC121756840 gene encoding mediator of RNA polymerase II transcription subunit 7a-like, encoding MATATYPPPPPFYRLYKNYSDDPDSCPAPPPPIEGPYSLYGASYTTDDVLPGLEEQGVRQLYPKGPNIDFKRELRSLNRELQLNILELADVLVERPSQYARRVEDISLIFKNLYHLLNSLRPHQARATLIHILELQIQRRKQAVEDIKRRREEAQRLLTEALGALDGQ